In a single window of the Solea senegalensis isolate Sse05_10M linkage group LG1, IFAPA_SoseM_1, whole genome shotgun sequence genome:
- the LOC122775886 gene encoding WW domain-containing adapter protein with coiled-coil-like isoform X2 has product MVMYARKPARVSDGCNDRKDSQSYQTHKSQPKSQSSSLHRYDKVRDGSVDPTPPYKMLRRSDESPVSRHTDSTGHGKAKTSHTVRGKNGTSGSPQENSHNNSSHHGSDLHATQSKPADRDPADDWTEHISSSGKKYYYNCRTEVSQWEKPKDLLEREQRQKDSVKMAANSFPKDMDYRQEALQDKATTKNTSGDQSTSSNSAHSSSSSTSQSLNSATSALGSTPSTMSTSSSSSTGQLLQSVQSPSPALLQDPALLHQLLPALQATLQMNNGNMDMAKLNEAQHSSQSPVSLTSDASSPRPYVSPRNGTPQSNQKSLGGGHAGIITSSQSRGSMSSGKQGSVPMSQAVEKRPEDPRTHQQRSHEILCSGSNVPGAALPHAPSGSSGQTQADTPTTFVPTLATHFNENLIRHIQGWPSENTEKQAARLHEDIYNMGSLYMSEICTEMKNLRSLVRVCEIQATLREQRILFLRQQSKELDKLKNQNSYMV; this is encoded by the exons ATGGTGATGTATGCAAGGAAACCAGCAAGAGTCAGCGATGG GTGCAACGACAGAAAGGATTCGCAATCCTATCAG ACCCATAAATCTCAGCCCAAGAGCCAGTCCAGCAGCCTTCACCGTTACGACAAGGTGCGTGATGGATCAGTGGATCCCACACCCCCTTACAAGATGCTGCGACGCTCGGATGAAAGTCCTGTCAGTAGACATACAGACAGTACAGGACATGGCAAGGCAAAAACTTCTCACACAGTCAGAGGAAAAAATG GGACCAGCGGCTCTCCTCAGGAGAACTCCCACAACAACAGTTCCCACCATGGCTCCGACTTGCATGCGACTCAGAGCAAGCCTGCAGACAGG GATCCAGCAGATGACTGGACAGAACACATCAGCTCTTCTGGAAAGAAGTATTACTACAACTGTAGAACTGAGGTCTCCCAGTGGGAGAAGCCAAAGGACCTGCTTGAGAG GGAACAACGACAGAAAGATTCAGTCAAGATGGCGGCAAACAGTTTCCCAAAGGACATGGACTACAGACAGGAGGCCTTGCAGGACAAAGCCACAACAA AGAACACATCAGGGGACCAGTCGACATCATCCAACTCCgcccattcctcctcctcctccacttctcaGAGCCTGAATTCTGCTACTAGTGCTTTAGGTTCCACCCCCTCCACCATGtccacctcctcttcatcctctacGGGGCAGTTGCTCCAGTCTGTCCAGTCCCCATCCCCAGCACTGCTGCAGGACCCGGCGCTCCTTCATCAGCTCCTCCCTGCCCTGCAGGCGACTCTGCAGATGAATAACGGCAACATGGATATGGCTAAGCTCAATGAGG CTCAGCACTCCAGCCAGTCTCCTGTCTCTCTAACATCCGATGCTTCATCACCACGGCCGTATGTGTCACCACGGAATGGCACACCCCAGAGCAACCAGAAATCTCTAGGGGGCGGGCATGCTGGAATCATTACATCCTCGCAATCAAGG GGCAGTATGTCTTCAGGCAAGCAAGGATCTGTCCCCATGTCTCAGGCCGTAGAGAAGCGTCCAGAAGACCCCAGAACTCACCAGCAGAGAAG CCATGAGATTCTGTGCTCGGGATCAAACGTACCTGGTGCTGCTTTGCCCCACGCCCCGTCCGGCAGCTCCGGCCAAACCCAGGCGGATACCCCCACCACCTTTGTTCCCACCCTGGCAACTCATTTTAATGAGAACCTCATCAGACATATCCAAGGATGGCCTTCAGAGAACACGGAGAAACAG gCGGCTCGGTTGCATGAAGACATCTACAACATGGGCAGCTTGTATATGTCTGAGATCTGTACAGAGATGAAAAACCTCCGCTCCCTGGTCAGAGTGTGTGAAATTCAGGCCACGCTCAGGGAACAGAG AATCTTGTTTCTGAGGCAGCAGAGCAAAGAGCTGGATAAGCTGAAGAACCAGAACTCCTACATGGTGTGA
- the LOC122775886 gene encoding WW domain-containing adapter protein with coiled-coil-like isoform X1: protein MVMYARKPARVSDGCNDRKDSQSYQTHKSQPKSQSSSLHRYDKVRDGSVDPTPPYKMLRRSDESPVSRHTDSTGHGKAKTSHTVRGKNGTSGSPQENSHNNSSHHGSDLHATQSKPADRDPADDWTEHISSSGKKYYYNCRTEVSQWEKPKDLLEREQRQKDSVKMAANSFPKDMDYRQEALQDKATTKNTSGDQSTSSNSAHSSSSSTSQSLNSATSALGSTPSTMSTSSSSSTGQLLQSVQSPSPALLQDPALLHQLLPALQATLQMNNGNMDMAKLNEVLAAAVTQASLRSVLHKLLAAGPAFNITALLSAAQHSNQAQHSSQSPVSLTSDASSPRPYVSPRNGTPQSNQKSLGGGHAGIITSSQSRGSMSSGKQGSVPMSQAVEKRPEDPRTHQQRSHEILCSGSNVPGAALPHAPSGSSGQTQADTPTTFVPTLATHFNENLIRHIQGWPSENTEKQAARLHEDIYNMGSLYMSEICTEMKNLRSLVRVCEIQATLREQRILFLRQQSKELDKLKNQNSYMV, encoded by the exons ATGGTGATGTATGCAAGGAAACCAGCAAGAGTCAGCGATGG GTGCAACGACAGAAAGGATTCGCAATCCTATCAG ACCCATAAATCTCAGCCCAAGAGCCAGTCCAGCAGCCTTCACCGTTACGACAAGGTGCGTGATGGATCAGTGGATCCCACACCCCCTTACAAGATGCTGCGACGCTCGGATGAAAGTCCTGTCAGTAGACATACAGACAGTACAGGACATGGCAAGGCAAAAACTTCTCACACAGTCAGAGGAAAAAATG GGACCAGCGGCTCTCCTCAGGAGAACTCCCACAACAACAGTTCCCACCATGGCTCCGACTTGCATGCGACTCAGAGCAAGCCTGCAGACAGG GATCCAGCAGATGACTGGACAGAACACATCAGCTCTTCTGGAAAGAAGTATTACTACAACTGTAGAACTGAGGTCTCCCAGTGGGAGAAGCCAAAGGACCTGCTTGAGAG GGAACAACGACAGAAAGATTCAGTCAAGATGGCGGCAAACAGTTTCCCAAAGGACATGGACTACAGACAGGAGGCCTTGCAGGACAAAGCCACAACAA AGAACACATCAGGGGACCAGTCGACATCATCCAACTCCgcccattcctcctcctcctccacttctcaGAGCCTGAATTCTGCTACTAGTGCTTTAGGTTCCACCCCCTCCACCATGtccacctcctcttcatcctctacGGGGCAGTTGCTCCAGTCTGTCCAGTCCCCATCCCCAGCACTGCTGCAGGACCCGGCGCTCCTTCATCAGCTCCTCCCTGCCCTGCAGGCGACTCTGCAGATGAATAACGGCAACATGGATATGGCTAAGCTCAATGAGG TCTTGGCAGCTGCTGTCACCCAAGCTTCCTTGCGGTCTGTGCTTCATAAGCTCCTCGCTGCTGGACCTGCTTTCAAcatcactgctctgctctccgCTGCTCAGCACTCCAACCAAG CTCAGCACTCCAGCCAGTCTCCTGTCTCTCTAACATCCGATGCTTCATCACCACGGCCGTATGTGTCACCACGGAATGGCACACCCCAGAGCAACCAGAAATCTCTAGGGGGCGGGCATGCTGGAATCATTACATCCTCGCAATCAAGG GGCAGTATGTCTTCAGGCAAGCAAGGATCTGTCCCCATGTCTCAGGCCGTAGAGAAGCGTCCAGAAGACCCCAGAACTCACCAGCAGAGAAG CCATGAGATTCTGTGCTCGGGATCAAACGTACCTGGTGCTGCTTTGCCCCACGCCCCGTCCGGCAGCTCCGGCCAAACCCAGGCGGATACCCCCACCACCTTTGTTCCCACCCTGGCAACTCATTTTAATGAGAACCTCATCAGACATATCCAAGGATGGCCTTCAGAGAACACGGAGAAACAG gCGGCTCGGTTGCATGAAGACATCTACAACATGGGCAGCTTGTATATGTCTGAGATCTGTACAGAGATGAAAAACCTCCGCTCCCTGGTCAGAGTGTGTGAAATTCAGGCCACGCTCAGGGAACAGAG AATCTTGTTTCTGAGGCAGCAGAGCAAAGAGCTGGATAAGCTGAAGAACCAGAACTCCTACATGGTGTGA